From a single Planctomycetota bacterium genomic region:
- the pheT gene encoding phenylalanine--tRNA ligase subunit beta: protein MIAASSMANIASYWRISADLSGSGMARGYRAGYGAAMLISRNWLADFIDGPVPPTADIVDKLTMAGFPIEDVQELGSTLDNDTVYDVEVTSNRPDMLSHEGVGREVCALFGLTFKPLTFELTESDEASSDAVGVEIRTDLCPHFTARVLRGVKVGPSPDWLRKRLEAVGQRAINNVVDVTNYVMLAIGQPSHAFDFAKVAGDTVTSGKLIIRHATDGEQLTTLDDHPRKLTPDMLVVADTEKASSLAGVMGGADSEVSDATDTVLLECARWDPLNIRTVARHFALHSEASYRFERGVPANWPKRGSDYNAALMQQITGCTVTKGYSEAGSDAHEPPVVTVDLGNVERLLGIPVGGDEASKVLAAFDLQPQRSGDLIQCTAPPHRQDIRIEADLIEEIARGIGYERIPTREKIEIIAKPASPERRATDLIRRTLVASGWFESVTFSFASDAVASDFLPPDATGLQQADPRVRKADNALRPSVIPGLLESVRRNESNGTPTALLYEIGSAFWYEGAEPVERVKLALAGGDFAHLRGTLGTLLHTLDGSRDISVKPDHRNGFGKQACGVLHWGDQAIGHVGMCGRGVADKLGLREPVAVAELDIEPLLAGRVAEPALVPIPKLPAVRRDLSLLLGEDVAYADVDAAIRSADLPDLETVEHVTTYRGKPLKHGQKSLTLQLVFRSPDKTLVGEDVDTAMAKAQAAAAEKVGAEVRV, encoded by the coding sequence ATGATCGCGGCGTCGAGCATGGCGAACATCGCGTCGTATTGGCGGATCAGCGCGGACTTGAGCGGGTCGGGCATGGCGAGAGGCTACCGCGCCGGCTACGGTGCTGCCATGCTCATCAGCCGCAACTGGCTTGCCGATTTCATCGACGGACCCGTCCCGCCCACCGCCGACATCGTCGACAAACTCACGATGGCCGGCTTCCCGATCGAGGACGTCCAGGAGCTCGGGTCCACGCTGGACAACGACACCGTCTACGACGTCGAAGTCACGTCCAATCGCCCGGACATGCTCAGCCATGAGGGCGTTGGCCGCGAGGTGTGCGCGCTGTTCGGGCTAACGTTCAAGCCGTTGACGTTTGAGCTGACCGAGAGCGACGAAGCATCGAGCGATGCGGTGGGCGTGGAGATTCGCACGGACCTTTGCCCGCACTTCACCGCGCGTGTGCTGCGCGGTGTCAAGGTCGGCCCCTCGCCCGACTGGCTCCGCAAGCGCCTCGAAGCCGTCGGCCAGCGTGCGATCAACAACGTCGTCGACGTGACCAACTACGTCATGCTCGCGATCGGCCAACCGAGCCACGCGTTCGACTTCGCCAAGGTCGCCGGTGACACAGTCACTAGCGGCAAGCTGATCATCCGCCATGCGACCGACGGCGAGCAGCTCACGACGCTCGACGACCATCCGCGCAAGCTCACGCCGGACATGCTCGTGGTCGCCGACACCGAGAAGGCGTCGAGCCTCGCCGGCGTCATGGGCGGGGCCGACAGCGAAGTGTCCGACGCGACCGACACGGTGCTGCTCGAATGTGCCCGCTGGGACCCGCTCAACATCCGCACCGTCGCCCGGCACTTCGCGCTGCACTCCGAAGCGAGCTACCGCTTCGAGCGCGGCGTCCCGGCGAACTGGCCCAAGCGTGGCAGCGACTACAACGCCGCGCTCATGCAGCAGATCACCGGTTGCACCGTGACCAAGGGATACAGCGAGGCGGGCAGCGACGCCCACGAGCCGCCGGTCGTCACGGTGGACCTCGGCAACGTTGAGCGCCTTCTGGGCATTCCCGTGGGCGGCGACGAGGCGAGCAAGGTTCTCGCCGCGTTCGACCTGCAACCGCAGCGCTCGGGCGACTTGATCCAATGCACCGCCCCGCCACACCGGCAGGACATTCGCATCGAGGCCGACCTGATCGAAGAGATCGCCCGCGGCATCGGCTACGAACGCATTCCCACCCGCGAGAAGATCGAGATCATCGCCAAGCCCGCGTCCCCCGAACGACGGGCGACCGACTTGATCCGCCGAACCCTGGTTGCCAGCGGTTGGTTCGAGTCGGTGACCTTCAGCTTCGCGAGCGATGCGGTGGCGAGTGACTTCCTTCCGCCGGACGCGACGGGGTTGCAGCAGGCGGACCCTCGCGTCCGCAAGGCCGACAACGCGCTACGCCCTTCGGTCATCCCCGGCCTGCTCGAAAGCGTCCGCCGCAACGAATCCAACGGCACACCCACCGCCCTGCTTTACGAAATCGGCAGCGCTTTCTGGTACGAGGGCGCCGAGCCGGTCGAACGGGTGAAGCTAGCGCTGGCCGGTGGCGACTTCGCGCACTTGCGAGGCACGCTCGGCACGTTGCTCCACACGCTCGACGGTTCACGCGACATCTCCGTCAAGCCCGACCATCGCAACGGCTTCGGCAAACAGGCGTGCGGCGTGTTGCACTGGGGCGACCAGGCGATCGGCCACGTCGGCATGTGCGGCCGCGGCGTCGCCGACAAGCTCGGCCTGCGCGAACCGGTCGCGGTGGCCGAGCTGGACATCGAACCGCTGCTCGCCGGCCGCGTCGCCGAGCCGGCGCTCGTGCCGATCCCCAAGCTCCCCGCCGTGCGGCGTGACCTGTCGCTGCTGCTGGGCGAAGACGTTGCCTACGCCGACGTCGACGCCGCGATCCGCTCGGCCGACCTGCCCGACCTCGAGACCGTCGAGCACGTCACCACCTACCGCGGCAAGCCGCTCAAGCACGGGCAGAAGTCCCTCACGCTCCAACTGGTCTTCCGTAGCCCTGACAAAACGCTCGTGGGCGAAGACGTCGATACCGCGATGGCCAAAGCCCAGGCGGCGGCCGCGGAAAAGGTCGGCGCGGAAGTTCGCGTGTGA
- a CDS encoding zinc ribbon domain-containing protein: MPVYEYACKCGHRFEKLAKSMSSRDKADCPKCDVKAERVLSVMSVGSGEKEAEPQLPTCGTCGIPGGPCAMN; encoded by the coding sequence ATGCCCGTCTACGAATACGCCTGCAAGTGTGGCCATCGGTTCGAGAAGCTGGCCAAGTCTATGAGCAGCCGCGACAAGGCCGACTGCCCCAAGTGCGACGTCAAGGCCGAGCGCGTCCTGAGTGTCATGTCGGTCGGCAGCGGCGAAAAGGAAGCCGAACCACAACTCCCCACCTGCGGCACCTGCGGCATCCCCGGCGGGCCATGTGCGATGAACTGA
- a CDS encoding HRDC domain-containing protein codes for MASAPSKGDGSPNTARHADRQRHHRGSFRRAHHKDQHDGDAPKLGPLPDNPRVPTGKAVLIDNDADLIDALGRMRQTDGIAYDTEFIGESSYHPLLCVIQLSTVDEIVLVDPLADIDITPIWELLADAAVRKWVHAGEQDLEPVVRHLGRPAANVLDTQIAAGFCHMAYPVSLAKLTAELLGYRPGKGLTFTDWSERPLSGRQLHYAADDVRFLPAMAAILEQRLADAGHADHAQTEADALCSLDRHRFDLDDATGRVKSAGSLTPAQKCVLRELVAWRDQRSRDNDLPPRAFVKDEVLIYLSRKRKLKVSELSGIKFMPRPVAQDFGDEIVAAWQAGTAEAENAPPPPKIPDEPTPTERFHASAFHAAVAALCHSRGIDPDLVASRQETMKIAHRHLSGRSIDGLPMFNGWRGVAVGESVKGLLDGVDVHISWKP; via the coding sequence ATGGCTTCTGCTCCATCCAAGGGCGACGGTTCGCCCAACACCGCCCGCCACGCCGACCGCCAACGCCACCATCGCGGCTCCTTCCGCCGCGCCCATCACAAGGACCAGCACGACGGCGACGCTCCGAAACTCGGCCCGCTGCCCGACAACCCCCGCGTGCCGACCGGTAAAGCCGTGCTGATCGACAACGACGCCGACCTCATCGACGCCCTGGGGCGGATGCGCCAGACTGACGGGATCGCCTACGACACCGAGTTCATCGGCGAGTCGAGCTACCACCCCCTGCTTTGTGTGATCCAGCTCTCAACCGTCGACGAAATCGTCCTGGTCGACCCGCTTGCGGACATCGACATCACACCAATCTGGGAGCTGCTCGCCGATGCGGCGGTGCGTAAGTGGGTGCATGCCGGCGAACAGGACCTGGAGCCGGTCGTGCGACACCTCGGCCGGCCGGCGGCGAACGTGCTCGACACGCAGATCGCGGCGGGCTTCTGCCACATGGCGTATCCCGTATCACTCGCGAAGCTCACCGCCGAACTGCTCGGCTACCGGCCGGGCAAGGGGCTGACCTTCACCGACTGGTCCGAGCGACCGCTTTCGGGGCGGCAGCTTCACTACGCGGCCGACGATGTGCGGTTCCTGCCGGCGATGGCGGCGATCCTGGAGCAGCGCCTCGCCGACGCTGGGCACGCCGACCACGCCCAGACCGAGGCCGACGCGCTCTGCTCGCTCGATCGACACCGCTTCGATCTCGACGACGCGACCGGCCGGGTCAAATCCGCCGGCTCACTCACACCCGCGCAAAAGTGCGTTCTGCGCGAACTCGTCGCTTGGCGCGATCAACGTAGCCGCGACAACGACCTGCCGCCGCGGGCGTTTGTGAAAGACGAGGTGCTGATCTATCTGAGCCGAAAGCGCAAGCTCAAGGTGAGCGAACTCAGCGGGATCAAGTTCATGCCCCGGCCGGTCGCGCAAGACTTCGGCGACGAGATCGTCGCGGCATGGCAGGCGGGCACCGCCGAGGCCGAGAACGCCCCGCCGCCGCCGAAGATCCCCGACGAGCCGACACCAACCGAGCGGTTCCACGCCAGTGCCTTTCACGCCGCCGTGGCCGCCCTTTGCCACAGCCGCGGGATCGACCCGGACCTCGTCGCCAGCCGGCAGGAAACCATGAAGATCGCCCACCGCCACCTCTCGGGTCGGTCGATCGACGGGCTCCCGATGTTCAACGGATGGCGCGGCGTGGCGGTCGGCGAGTCCGTGAAAGGCCTGCTCGACGGGGTCGATGTCCACATCAGCTGGAAACCGTAG
- a CDS encoding response regulator, with product MVVEDEVASRVALNHLLGRLGVKVTQVGDAEAAARLVRSTPVAARPQAVLVDYNLPGADGLSFLQWLESFDAAVRLALVTAQDRAALHDLPESVAFFRKPASFDRIVSFLALTLSDPSKQTTTRGV from the coding sequence ATGGTGGTCGAGGACGAGGTAGCCTCGCGGGTCGCGCTCAATCACCTGCTGGGCCGTCTGGGCGTCAAAGTGACGCAGGTCGGCGACGCCGAGGCCGCCGCCCGGCTGGTCCGGTCAACGCCCGTGGCCGCTCGCCCTCAAGCCGTCCTCGTCGACTACAACCTGCCCGGGGCGGACGGTCTTTCGTTCCTCCAGTGGCTGGAAAGTTTCGATGCGGCGGTCCGACTCGCGTTGGTGACAGCCCAGGATCGGGCCGCACTTCATGATCTGCCCGAGTCGGTGGCATTCTTCCGCAAGCCCGCATCCTTTGATCGTATTGTGAGCTTCCTCGCACTCACCTTGTCCGATCCTTCAAAACAAACCACAACCCGTGGTGTTTGA
- a CDS encoding putative DNA modification/repair radical SAM protein: MAQASQSVPVKLRILADAAKYDASCSSSGARRRGKNDGGLGNNTGVGICHSYTPDGRCVSLLKILLTNYCIYDCKYCVNRVSSDVERARFMVDEVVNLTLDFYKRNYIEGLFLSSGIIRDVDYTMEQLIAVAKTLRSTHKYNGYIHLKAVPLASPELLAEAGRWADRLSANIEMPRQADLDTLAPEKKIADADATMATLKTGIDEAKAERKAPKFAPAGQSTQMIVGATAATDADILDQSNRLYSEHQLKRVYYSAFSPIPHGDDRLPLQKPPLVREHRLYQSDWLLRFYGFRVDEITTKSEPNLPLEIDPKLAWALRNRAYFPVNLNTASPQRMLRVPGLGKRTVGRILKMRRWQPVRSDDLQKLRVSLKKVLPWVVVADRNPATKHLDADDLKLRITKPKQLELFDLQASSLSGEV; encoded by the coding sequence ATGGCTCAGGCAAGCCAATCCGTGCCGGTCAAGCTCCGCATCCTCGCCGATGCGGCCAAGTATGACGCGTCCTGCTCCTCGTCGGGCGCTCGTCGACGCGGCAAGAATGACGGCGGCCTCGGTAATAACACTGGCGTCGGCATTTGCCATTCCTACACGCCCGACGGCCGCTGCGTCTCGCTACTCAAAATTTTACTGACCAACTACTGCATTTACGACTGCAAGTACTGTGTCAATCGTGTTTCTTCCGACGTCGAGCGCGCCCGTTTCATGGTTGACGAGGTCGTGAATCTGACGCTCGATTTCTACAAGCGAAACTACATCGAGGGCCTTTTTCTTAGCTCCGGCATCATCCGCGATGTCGATTACACCATGGAGCAACTCATCGCCGTGGCGAAGACGTTGCGGTCGACGCATAAGTACAACGGTTACATCCACCTCAAGGCGGTGCCGCTGGCGTCGCCGGAGTTGTTAGCCGAGGCGGGGCGTTGGGCGGATCGGCTCAGCGCCAACATCGAAATGCCGCGCCAGGCCGACCTCGACACGCTTGCCCCTGAAAAGAAGATTGCCGATGCCGACGCGACGATGGCCACGCTCAAGACCGGCATCGACGAAGCCAAGGCCGAACGCAAAGCTCCGAAGTTCGCGCCCGCCGGTCAGTCCACGCAGATGATCGTTGGCGCGACCGCGGCCACCGATGCCGACATCCTCGACCAGTCCAACCGTCTTTACAGCGAGCATCAACTCAAGCGCGTCTACTACTCCGCATTCAGCCCGATCCCGCACGGCGACGATCGCTTGCCGCTGCAAAAGCCGCCGCTGGTTCGTGAGCATCGGCTCTACCAGTCCGATTGGTTGTTGCGGTTCTATGGCTTTCGTGTTGATGAGATCACCACCAAGAGTGAGCCGAACCTGCCGCTGGAAATCGACCCCAAACTCGCGTGGGCTTTGCGTAACCGGGCGTACTTCCCGGTCAACCTCAACACGGCCAGCCCACAACGCATGCTCCGCGTCCCCGGTCTGGGCAAACGCACGGTCGGCCGCATCCTGAAGATGCGACGCTGGCAACCGGTCCGAAGCGACGACCTGCAAAAGCTACGCGTCTCGCTCAAGAAGGTGCTGCCCTGGGTCGTCGTGGCCGATCGCAATCCAGCCACCAAGCACCTTGACGCCGACGACCTAAAACTGCGAATCACCAAGCCCAAGCAACTGGAACTGTTTGACCTGCAGGCGAGCTCGCTGAGCGGCGAAGTGTGA
- a CDS encoding aldo/keto reductase, which yields MIGRMKHRRFTALNRDVSEMGLGCWQIGGNWGEVTDETALDVLVAAREGGVDFFDTADVYGDGRSEKLIGRFLRERDANVTVATKLGRRGDPTDPATVSYERLAAYTERSLANLGVGAIDLTQLHCIDTDLLRDGGCFDALRRLRDAGKIKAFGASVESVEQAMICLRHDDLASLQIIFNVFRQKVIQPLFDMAEEQGVALIVRLPLASGLLAGKFEKGTTFRDEDHRHFNRDGAAFNVGETFAGLPFEKGVELAEAAWPHLRTEGASMAQAALRWVLDHDAVTTVIAGASRPDQVRDNAAASDLPSLTDAQHAALHGLYRDEVHAHIRGPY from the coding sequence ATGATCGGACGCATGAAGCACCGGCGGTTTACCGCGTTGAATCGTGACGTGTCCGAGATGGGACTGGGCTGCTGGCAGATCGGGGGCAACTGGGGCGAGGTCACCGACGAGACCGCGCTCGACGTTCTCGTCGCCGCCCGGGAGGGTGGTGTTGATTTCTTCGACACCGCCGACGTTTACGGCGACGGCCGGTCAGAAAAGCTCATCGGCCGATTCCTGCGCGAGCGCGATGCCAATGTCACCGTCGCGACCAAGCTCGGCCGTCGTGGTGATCCGACCGACCCGGCGACGGTCAGCTACGAACGCCTTGCCGCCTACACCGAGCGCTCGCTTGCCAACCTTGGCGTCGGGGCGATCGACCTCACGCAGTTGCACTGCATCGACACCGATCTGCTCCGCGACGGCGGCTGCTTCGACGCACTGCGCCGGCTGCGCGATGCCGGCAAGATCAAGGCTTTTGGGGCGAGTGTGGAGTCGGTCGAGCAGGCCATGATTTGCCTGCGGCATGACGACCTCGCGTCGTTGCAGATCATCTTCAACGTGTTTCGCCAGAAAGTGATCCAACCGCTGTTCGACATGGCCGAGGAGCAGGGCGTCGCGCTGATCGTGCGGCTACCACTGGCGAGCGGACTACTCGCGGGGAAGTTCGAGAAGGGCACCACGTTTCGCGACGAGGATCACCGCCACTTCAACCGTGACGGCGCGGCGTTCAACGTGGGCGAGACGTTCGCCGGTTTGCCGTTCGAGAAGGGCGTCGAACTCGCCGAAGCCGCCTGGCCGCACTTGCGGACCGAGGGCGCGTCCATGGCTCAGGCGGCATTGCGGTGGGTGTTGGATCACGACGCGGTGACGACGGTCATCGCCGGCGCGAGCCGGCCGGATCAAGTCCGCGACAACGCCGCCGCAAGTGACTTACCGAGCCTGACCGACGCGCAGCACGCGGCATTGCACGGGCTCTACCGCGATGAAGTCCACGCCCACATCCGCGGGCCGTACTGA
- a CDS encoding UdgX family uracil-DNA binding protein (This protein belongs to the uracil DNA glycosylase superfamily, members of which act in excision repair of DNA. However, it belongs more specifically to UdgX branch, whose founding member was found to bind uracil in DNA (where it does not belong), without cleaving it, appears to promote DNA repair by a pathway involving RecA, rather than base excision.), whose amino-acid sequence MFHVPIGRDFAAFRRAVRTLVALDVEPAGVSFEEASLFGGDPLPSGVESRPLNLPPQFASAVKLVAHHRDEQRWALLYRLIRRVTKGERHVLDLATDDDVSRLARMEKQIRFDRHKTHAFVRFREVNDEMGDGRMVAWYRPDHYTLPLSAPHFVERYRAMRWAILAPDESATWDGEHLTFGPGVPRDQAPTDDQFEDLWQTYYASIFNPARIKMNAMKKEMPQRFWDLLPETRAMPRMLADAPQRVQAMVKATAQPTRSAADFVPVDRSLPVLREAAAGCRGCDLCEAATQTVFGEGPTDAPIVFVGEQPGDKEDLAGRPFVGPAGQLMDELLAEAGVDRKRVYVTNTVKHFKFEQRGRLRLHRTPAAREVNACMPWLRAELDTIKPTLIVALGATAAQAIMGRQFRVTQSRGQVMRCRYAEKFMATIHPSAILRIPNEPRQAQAKRDFIADMRTVGRLSAG is encoded by the coding sequence ATGTTTCATGTGCCGATCGGTCGCGACTTTGCGGCGTTCCGCAGGGCGGTGCGGACGCTCGTCGCATTGGATGTCGAGCCGGCGGGAGTGAGCTTTGAGGAGGCATCGCTCTTCGGCGGCGACCCGTTGCCATCGGGCGTGGAAAGTCGGCCGCTCAACCTGCCGCCGCAGTTCGCCAGCGCTGTCAAGCTCGTCGCCCACCACCGCGACGAACAACGCTGGGCGTTGCTGTATCGCCTGATCCGTCGCGTCACCAAGGGCGAGCGGCACGTCCTCGATCTCGCGACTGATGACGACGTGTCCCGGCTCGCTCGGATGGAAAAGCAAATCCGCTTCGACCGCCACAAGACACATGCGTTCGTGCGGTTCCGCGAAGTAAATGATGAGATGGGGGACGGTCGGATGGTTGCGTGGTATCGCCCCGATCACTACACGTTGCCGCTCTCGGCACCGCACTTCGTCGAACGCTACCGGGCGATGCGCTGGGCCATCCTCGCGCCCGACGAGTCGGCGACGTGGGACGGCGAGCACCTCACGTTTGGCCCAGGCGTCCCACGCGACCAGGCGCCCACCGATGATCAGTTCGAAGACCTCTGGCAGACTTACTACGCGTCCATCTTCAACCCCGCCCGGATCAAGATGAATGCGATGAAGAAGGAAATGCCGCAGCGGTTCTGGGATTTGTTGCCGGAGACGCGGGCGATGCCACGGATGCTCGCCGACGCGCCGCAGCGGGTGCAGGCCATGGTCAAAGCCACGGCACAACCGACGCGCTCCGCCGCCGACTTCGTTCCCGTCGACCGCAGCTTGCCGGTGTTGCGCGAAGCGGCGGCGGGTTGCCGTGGCTGCGATCTGTGCGAGGCCGCAACGCAGACGGTTTTCGGTGAGGGTCCGACCGACGCGCCGATCGTGTTCGTCGGCGAGCAACCCGGCGACAAGGAAGACCTCGCCGGCCGGCCGTTCGTCGGACCCGCCGGGCAACTCATGGACGAACTCCTCGCCGAAGCCGGCGTCGATCGTAAGCGGGTGTACGTCACCAACACCGTCAAGCACTTCAAGTTCGAGCAGCGCGGCCGACTTCGCCTGCACCGCACACCCGCCGCCCGCGAGGTCAACGCCTGCATGCCCTGGCTCCGTGCCGAACTCGACACGATCAAGCCGACGCTCATCGTCGCCCTGGGCGCAACGGCCGCACAGGCGATCATGGGCCGGCAGTTCCGCGTCACGCAGAGTCGCGGCCAGGTGATGAGGTGCCGCTACGCCGAGAAGTTCATGGCCACCATCCACCCCAGCGCGATCCTGCGCATCCCCAACGAGCCCCGCCAAGCCCAGGCCAAGCGCGACTTCATCGCGGACATGCGCACGGTGGGGCGTCTGTCGGCAGGATGA
- a CDS encoding AAA family ATPase, which produces MKPQPITRRCATSVLVENAEEEGALSADATASASVSPTQHGPTQLNARFLSDVRPTKVRWLWPGMLPAGKLVVLAGDPGQGKSLLAAKICAQVSTGGRWPDGGKCPRGYALFISAEDDPADTTLPRIMAAGGCPSRVGCADMIDENGRDRGFDLRDTQAIDQLIQTIKSTHRQRHEDWQAKQRRQADPFDVEDDKDPTGPEQIGPNQIGPPKLRLIVIDPVSAFMSGSDGHSNAEVRGMLKPLAELATRTGACVVLITHLSKGGTGKAVYRSMGSLAFMAAARVGLLLTKSPDDERRRLIVPVKNNLSGDQAGRAYTLTTNPTDPDTPVALLEPGEVDASHVLRRLDHEAFEDGPTKLEEMIDFVRDKLADGEIPGRVMHLALGEAGMSMATFRRACGTIGVRTRRGEGRQCFYSLPVEPD; this is translated from the coding sequence GTGAAACCACAACCCATCACACGTCGTTGCGCCACCTCCGTTCTTGTCGAGAACGCCGAGGAGGAGGGCGCATTGTCGGCCGACGCGACCGCGTCGGCTTCGGTCAGCCCGACTCAACACGGCCCGACCCAGCTCAACGCCCGGTTCCTCTCGGACGTTCGGCCCACGAAAGTTCGCTGGCTTTGGCCGGGGATGCTCCCGGCCGGAAAGTTGGTGGTGCTCGCGGGTGATCCGGGCCAGGGCAAGAGCCTGCTCGCGGCAAAAATCTGTGCGCAGGTCAGCACGGGGGGCAGGTGGCCCGACGGCGGAAAATGTCCAAGGGGCTACGCGTTGTTCATTAGCGCCGAGGACGACCCGGCCGACACCACCCTGCCACGGATCATGGCGGCGGGGGGCTGCCCCTCGCGGGTGGGCTGCGCCGACATGATCGACGAGAACGGCCGGGATCGGGGCTTCGACCTGCGCGACACCCAGGCCATCGACCAACTCATCCAGACCATCAAGTCCACCCACCGCCAACGGCATGAAGACTGGCAAGCCAAGCAACGCCGGCAGGCCGACCCTTTCGACGTCGAGGACGACAAGGATCCGACCGGGCCGGAGCAGATCGGGCCTAATCAGATCGGGCCGCCCAAGTTGCGCCTGATCGTGATCGATCCGGTTAGCGCGTTCATGTCCGGCTCGGACGGACACTCCAATGCCGAAGTGCGCGGCATGCTCAAGCCGCTGGCGGAGTTGGCCACACGGACTGGCGCTTGCGTCGTGCTCATCACCCACCTCTCCAAGGGTGGTACCGGCAAGGCCGTCTACCGTTCGATGGGTAGTTTGGCATTCATGGCCGCGGCGCGGGTCGGGCTGCTGCTGACCAAGAGTCCCGACGACGAGCGCCGCCGGTTGATCGTGCCGGTGAAGAACAACCTCTCGGGCGATCAGGCCGGACGTGCCTACACCCTCACCACCAACCCGACCGACCCCGATACGCCGGTGGCACTGCTCGAACCGGGCGAGGTTGACGCCTCTCACGTGCTGCGCCGCCTCGACCATGAAGCCTTCGAGGACGGCCCGACCAAGCTCGAAGAGATGATCGACTTCGTCCGCGACAAACTCGCCGATGGCGAGATCCCCGGACGGGTTATGCACCTGGCATTGGGTGAGGCGGGAATGAGCATGGCGACCTTCCGGCGTGCTTGCGGCACCATCGGCGTCCGCACCCGTCGCGGCGAAGGACGCCAGTGCTTCTATAGCCTCCCCGTCGAGCCCGACTAG
- a CDS encoding PEP-CTERM sorting domain-containing protein (PEP-CTERM proteins occur, often in large numbers, in the proteomes of bacteria that also encode an exosortase, a predicted intramembrane cysteine proteinase. The presence of a PEP-CTERM domain at a protein's C-terminus predicts cleavage within the sorting domain, followed by covalent anchoring to some some component of the (usually Gram-negative) cell surface. Many PEP-CTERM proteins exhibit an unusual sequence composition that includes large numbers of potential glycosylation sites. Expression of one such protein has been shown restore the ability of a bacterium to form floc, a type of biofilm.) produces the protein MTVIAGLALAHTAVGQTVSTEFNTIDGFVTGPINGADSAAGVFDDVTLESDGFEVTFGGGQQQQSFDGPSYNIGPAAYLFVNTGGGDAVFTGSFGNTLTGGANNGDQTGSITFSGLGAAEVSFFGANRANGAAATLDIFDVEGTLLLEDFEIASGSVSDNEFVFTAANLGGAIGEITFDLPGPAANPPYVLAIDTFSATAVVPEPTSLGLLGLAGLGLMTRRRRV, from the coding sequence ATGACAGTGATCGCTGGCCTGGCCTTGGCCCACACGGCCGTCGGTCAGACGGTTTCCACCGAATTCAACACCATCGACGGCTTCGTCACCGGTCCGATCAACGGTGCCGATTCCGCAGCCGGTGTATTCGACGACGTGACGCTCGAAAGCGACGGCTTCGAGGTCACCTTCGGCGGCGGTCAGCAGCAGCAGTCGTTCGACGGCCCAAGCTACAACATCGGCCCGGCAGCATACCTGTTCGTCAACACCGGCGGCGGCGATGCCGTTTTCACCGGCTCCTTCGGCAACACCCTGACCGGCGGCGCCAACAACGGCGACCAGACGGGCTCGATCACCTTCAGCGGCCTCGGCGCGGCGGAGGTCTCTTTCTTCGGTGCCAACCGCGCCAACGGGGCGGCAGCGACCCTCGACATCTTCGACGTCGAAGGCACGCTCCTGCTCGAAGACTTCGAGATCGCCAGCGGCTCGGTCAGTGACAATGAATTCGTGTTCACTGCGGCCAATCTGGGTGGAGCGATCGGCGAGATCACCTTCGACCTGCCCGGCCCTGCCGCCAACCCGCCGTATGTCCTGGCGATTGACACCTTCTCCGCCACGGCCGTCGTCCCCGAACCGACTTCCCTCGGTCTACTCGGCCTTGCCGGTCTCGGCCTCATGACACGCCGTCGGCGCGTCTGA